TACTTACTATTACCTATAACATAAAGTATTTCACCTATACCTTGTAATAAGACATTTCCATATGTTCCATTGTATGCTACACTTCCATGTTGTATAAATGAACCGTCATTATAGAAACCATCTCTTTGTGTAACGGTTTCTATGCCATTTATTTTTTCTTTACATTCCCAAACTTCTGGAAGTGATTTAAGTGCAAGTTCTAATTCTTTTTCATTATTTAATAATAAGGCTCTAAAAACCGAAATTTTAACCGTATCAACTCTATTTCCACCGGTAGATATCCTAAGAGGTTTATTACTTGGATGTATAGCTACAGGATTATTACCTGAATACCTTGGATCTTTTTGAAAATATATACTAGTTTTTAAATTTTCTTCTTTTTCAAAATCAAATTCTTTTTCATTCATTAGTATAAATATGTCATTTAATAATAAAGGTATACCTATTTCCCATTGCCACCAATTCATTTTTTCTACTGATGATAGATTATAGTAAAGTTTTCTTAATATTTTTAAACTTTTAAGTATAATATTTTTAATTTTTTTATCTTTATATCTGACATTTCCCAGTTGATTATATGCTTTAGCTAGTTCTAATATACTATTATATTTTAACTTCACCTCAGCTATATTCAAATTTTCTAAACATATCAATTTTTCTATATTTTTTTCTTGTATTTCTTCTATTTGTTCTCGTTTATTTAATGGTAAATCTTTAAAATTCCCTATTAAATATTCTTTTCTTTTTAATAACATTTCATTCATGATTTTTCCTTTAGAAATAGTTAATAAATTATACCTTATTTTTTTAATGAGTCAATAACTTCTTTATATTTTTTACAAAATTTTTCTGTTTCCTCTTTTACACTCTCATATCCTCTTGTTGGTATATGCTTTGTTAAGGCACTACCTATTCCTAAAGCATAAGCTCCTACCTCTAACCACTTATCCATATTCTCTATACTTACTCCTCCTGAGGGCATCATATTTGCATGTGGCAATGGTCCTTTTGTGTTTTTTATAAATCCTGCTCCTAACATATCTCCCGGAAATAGTTTTACTAAGTCTACTCCACTTTCTAATGCTTTTACTATCTCTGTTATTGTTGCACACCCAGGTAAATATGGTACTTTATATCTATTACACACTCTTGATATATCTTTATCTAAATGAGGAGATACTATAAATCTTGCCCCTTTCATTATTGCTATCCTTGCTGTAATATCATCTAGTACTGTTCCTGCTCCTATTAATACTCCAGATATATTCTCTTTACTTAATCTCTCTATTGTATTTTCTACAAATGGTGTTGAAAAAGTTAATTC
The genomic region above belongs to Streptobacillus ratti and contains:
- a CDS encoding bifunctional 2-keto-4-hydroxyglutarate aldolase/2-keto-3-deoxy-6-phosphogluconate aldolase — its product is MKEKVLEIIEKEKLVAVIRGKDEEDAYLISKKVIEGGIRIIELTFSTPFVENTIERLSKENISGVLIGAGTVLDDITARIAIMKGARFIVSPHLDKDISRVCNRYKVPYLPGCATITEIVKALESGVDLVKLFPGDMLGAGFIKNTKGPLPHANMMPSGGVSIENMDKWLEVGAYALGIGSALTKHIPTRGYESVKEETEKFCKKYKEVIDSLKK